The Pseudonocardia sp. HH130630-07 DNA window CCAGGCGGCCACGCTGCACCGGATGCGGCTCGCCCGTGCGGTCGCGGTGGACATGGAGTCCGCGACCATCGCCGCCAACGGGTTCCGCTACCGGATCCCGAACGCGACGCTGCTCTGCGTGTCGGACAAGCCGTTGCACGCCGAGCCGAAGCTGGCCGGGGGAGCGCGGGCGTTCTACGAGGCGAGCAAGCGCAAGCACCTCGGGATCGCGCTGGACGCCGTCGGGCGGGTGCGGGCCGAGCACCCCGAGGGGCTGCCCGGTTCCGAGGTCCGCTCGGCCGACGAGCCGTTGCTCGGCAACGGGCCCGACGGCAGCTGAACCGCCCGCACGGCCGGGCCCGAACCACCTCCGCGGGCCGGGCGCCCGCGCGCCGGGTGCCCGCAGGTGTCACCATGGAACAGGAGGTGGTCGCGTGTCGGAGCAGCGCCGCGAGGAATCCGTCCTCATCACGGACGCACAGATGTCCTACGAGGAGGAGCTGGCGATCCGCAAGCGCCGCTACAAGGTCACGATGGGCCTCCGGATCCCCTGCATGCTGCTGGCCGGGCTCTGCTACCAGATCCCGTGGCTCGCGGTGACCCTGCTGGCCATCTCGGTCCCGCTGCCCTGGATCGCGGTACTCATCGCCAACGACCGGCTCCCGCGCAAGGCGGAGACCCCGAACCGCTACCGGCACGCCCACCGGGAGATCGAGTCGCGCCCGCACCAGGTCATCGACCCGGGCGACGGGGACGAGCAGCGGACCGCGGACGACGCCCACGACGGGACCGGAACCGCCGGCCCGGGTGACCGGCCGGGCTGAGCCCGCCCGGCACGGCGCGGCGGTACGCCGGCCCACCGTGTGGTGCATCATGGGGACATGTCCACGACGACACTCCCCGAGGTCGACACGCGGCCGGAGGGCACCGAGAGCACCGGCGACGACACGCCGGACATGTTCCACTACGTCCAGAAGTCCAAGATCGCCGAGAGCGCGGTGCTGGGCAACATGGTGGTGGCACTGTGCGGTGAGACCTTCCCGGTCACCAAGTCCCCCAAGCCCGGATCCCCGGTCTGCCCGCAGTGCAAGGAGATCTTCGAGGGTCTTCCCAAGGGCGGCGACGACGACGCCTGAGCCGCCCGTGGCGATCCCCTCCGCCGTCGTCGCGCGGTGATCCACGGAATGTGACCGGGTACCGCTTGACCTCCCCCGATCGGGCGACATAAGTTTGTCCGTACATAAACGGATACTTCGCCGACGCCCGATCCCCGGGGCCGCAGCGTCGAGCGCCACGGCGTCCGAGCGGCGCCCGCTCGTCCGGTGCGTGCCCACCCCGTGATCCGGGGCCCCGTCGGTCACCAGGGCGACCCCGCCGACGCGGTCGCCCCTCCGATGTGGCGCGGCCGGCGGCCCGGCGTGCCGGTCCTGTGCAGGGTCGGCGGGTGTCGGTTCCGATCCCCGCCGCGCGCACTCGGAGTCCCGTGCTCAGGCGTCGCCGTACTTCGCGGCGTCGAGCCCGGGGCGGTGACCCGGGACGTACCCGGAGCCGGGACGGGCGGCCGCCGTGCCCGTCCCCGGGCGCGGTGGCCCGGTCCGCGCACCGGTGCCCCGTCCCGCGGGGCCCGGTGACGTGCGCCGGTCGCGTGGTGTCCACCGGGCGGGCCCCGCCTGCCCGGCCGGTGCACGACGACGGACGGGAGCCACCAGGATGAATCGTCGATGGGCGGACGAGCGTGTCGTACCGGGCCGGGCCGGGCGGAGCGCCCGGTACGGCCGCGCCTCCCCGGGGTGCCCGTGCCGCGACGACGTCCGGCTGCTCACGGCCGAGCTGGCCGGGGCCGACCGGGGGAACTGCCGGCTCAGCGGGCGGCGGCTGCGCTCACCCCTGCGGTCGCTGCGTGCCGTGTGGCTCGACGGGCTGCCCTGCTTCTCCACCTGAGCACCGGGTACCGGTCAGGAGCGCAGGAACGCGTCCACCGTGTCGGCGAAGGGCTGTGGGTTCAGGAGCAGCTCCAGGTGCCCTCCCGGGTAGCGGTGCACCCGCGAGCGGCGGATGCCGCGGTGCAGCAGGGTCGCGTTGCCCCGCGGGACGATCGGGTCGTCGTCACCGGCGATCACCAGCGTGTCGGCGGTGATCATCGGGAGCAGCGGCAGGCTCGTCCACCCGGACAGGGCCATGAGCTGGTAGTAGTAGCCGCGCATCGGACCGCGGCGGTGGCCGGCGCCGAGCGCCTCCGCCGCCCGCTCGGGGTGGTCGCGCAGGGTGCCGCCGTAGATCCGGGAGGCCACCGCGTCGACGTAGGCCGGGTCCTGGTGCCGGCGTGGCGAGGTCATCACCGCCAGCACCCGTGGCGACGCCGGGATCATCAGGGCCCCGGGCCCGGTCGCGGCGAGGACGAGCCTGCGGACCCGCCGCCGGCGGCTGATCGCGAGCTGCTGGGCGAGCATCCCGCCCCAGGAGAAACCCAGGACGTCGGCCTCGTACACGTCGAGCTTGGTCAGCACCTGGCCGAGCCGGTGGGCCAGCCAGGTCAGGTGGTAGGGCACCCTCGGCGACGGGGAGGCCCCGATGCCGGGCGGATCGAACCGGATCACGTCGAGATCCGCCGGCAGCGCGGCGACCAGCGGATCGAGGACGTCGGTGGCGGCCCCGATGCCGTTGCACAGCAGCAGCGGGGTGCGCCGGGCGCCGGGACCGCTCGCGGGGCGGCGCACGACCCGCAGGGTGCGGCCCCCGACGAGCACGTCGTGCTCCTCGAGTGCGGACCCGGCGGGCTGCGGCGGAGGGGTGGGCGTCACCGCCGCAGCGTAGGTCGTCACCGGCCCGCGCGCGGTGCGGACCGGCGGCGTCACACCGGGGCGGACGGCTCCGCACCGGCGCCCGGGGCGACGGTGTTCAGGTAGGTGCCGGGCGCCGGGAACAGCGGGGGCAGCCGACGGCCGCCGAGCTCCGGTGGCGCGTCCCGCAGCTCCCCGGACCGGACGGTCAGCCAGCCGGCGAGATCGTCCCACCAGGACCCCTCGATCCGTTCGGCGCCGGCGAGCCGGTCCTCCGGCGGGCCGGGGATGCCGGCCCGGAACGCCGAGGCGAGCTCCGGAGCGGCGACCAGCGCCCCGGCCCGGACGCCCGGGGCGACCACCAGCCGTCCGCACCGGTCGGGCAGCGGGTCCGCGGTACCGGCCGGGACGACCCGGTACTCGTCGTGGCCGCTGCCGGCGCCGGGTGCCCGGTCCGGCTCCGGCGCCGCGGGACGCGATGGTCCGGGGAGGCGGTCCGCGGCCCAGGCGCGGAGCGCCCGCTCGGCCCGGTGCCGCGGTGCGCCGTCCACCGGGCGGGGCAGCGCGTCCGGCCCGTCGTCCGCTGCCGGCCCGTCCGGAACCGCGGGGAGGTGGGCGACCGCGACGACCCGGTCGCCGTCCCCCGCCGCCACGAGGTCGTCGCGCAGGGCCGCCGCGACCCGGCCGCCGGTGTGCACGCCGAGCAGCGACACCCGTGGTTCGCGCGCGATCCGGGTGCAGGCCCGCACCGCCTCGGCGGCGACGGTGACCTGGCCGGCCGGGTCCGCCGGGCCGTCCGGGTGCCGGGAGACCGCGAAGACCTGCAGGCCCCTGGCGAGCAGGTGCTCGACCAGCGAGTACCCGGGGGCGAGGTCGGCGAGCCAGTACCGGTGCCGCAGCGGCGGGACGATCAGCACCGGCGCCGCGTGCACCCGCTCGGTGACCGGCAGGTACTGCAGCAGCTCGAACGACGGCGTGCGCAGGACGACCGCGCCCGGCGCCGCGGCGACGTCGCGGCCGCGGACCGGGCCGGCGCCGGCGTCGCGGGCCCCGGTGTCGAACGGGACCCCGGGGCCGTCGGCGCCCGGAGCGGTGAACACCCGTGCGGACGCCTCCCCGGCGGGGACCCGCCGGTGCCCGGGACCGTCGGTGGGCGGGGTGGGGGCACCGGCCGGGCCGCAGAGCAGCCCGGCCAGGCCCGCGAGGGTGTGCCGCAGGACCGCGGCGTCGGCCGCCGGCAGCGGATGGTCCGGTCCGGACGCGGCGTCGTCGAGGAGACCGGACAGCGCCCCGGCGGTGACGGCGAGCGCCCGTCCCGGTGCGTCCCGGCCGAACCCGACCCGGCCCAGCCCGGAGAGCCACGCGCCGCCCCTGCGGACCACGAGCAGCGGGCGCGCGGACAGTGCCACCGCGAGCCGCAGCCCGGCCGCGGGCAGGGCCGGCGACCCGCTCCCCGCGGTGCCGCCCGACGTGCCGTCCGTGGGTTCGCTCATCACCGCCCATCATCCCCGCGCCCGCGCGCCCGGACGCGTTCACCCCGCCGTCGGCCCGCCGTCACCCGGGCGGGGCAACCTGGCCGGGTGACCGGCTGCCGGCCGGTCGACCGACCCCTCCGCCCGAACCGGGAGCCCGATGAGCACCGTCACCGTCCCGCCCGCGGCAGCGTCCGGCGCGGGCGCCTTCCTGCACGAGTTCCTGCGCGACCCGTTGCGCACCGCGTCCTTCCTGCCCAGCTCCCCGGCGCTGGCCCGGGCCGCCACCGCCCCGGTGCCGCACACCGGGGACCCGGTGGTGGTGGAGCTGGGCGCCGGGACCGGGGCGCTCACCGGGGTGATCGCCGACCGGCTGGGCGGGCGCGGGCACCACATGGCCGTCGAGCTGAACCCGCGGCTGGCCGGGCTGCTGCAGCGCGCCCACCCGGACGTCGACGTCGTGGTGGCCGATGCGGCGCGACTGCCGGACCTGCTGGCCGAACGGAACATCGGCGCCGCGGACGTCGTCGTGTCCGGCCTGCCCTGGGCCGCCTACCCGGCCCGCGGGCCCCGGCTGACCGACGTGATCGCCGGTTCGCTGCACCCGGCCGGCGCGCTCACCCAGTTCGGGTACACCTGCACGAGGGCCCTGCCGCCGGCGCGGCGGCTGCGGAACCGGCTGGCGGAGGCGTTCGAGGAGGTGGTCGTCGGCCGCTCGGTGCTGGCGAACCTGCCGCCGGCGTTCGTCCTGACCGCCCGCCGGCCCCGGCAGGTGCCCTGACCTGTGCTCGGCCGGGCCGGTGCGCCCACCCGAGCCGGCGCGGTGGGCGCAGAGATATCCTGGCCGACGCCCCGCAGCCGGGTCGTCGACGACCGCGAGACGCCGCGGGGTCCTGCAGGTTCCCGCCCGGGAACGACCCACGGACCAGGGGAGACGTGTGTCGCAAGCCCAGCTCGTGTCGCCGGAGACCCGCCCGCTGCGCGCCTGGCAGCGCAGCGCCCTCGCCCGCTACCTGGCCACCGCACCGCGGGACTTCCTCGCGGTCGCGACGCCCGGCGCGGGCAAGACGACGTTCGCGCTGCGGGTCGCCGCGGAGCTGCTGCGCGACCGGGTGATCGACGCGGTGACGGTGGTCACGCCCACCGAGCACCTGAAGTACCAGTGGGCCGAGGCCGGGGTGGCCGCCGGGATCTCGATCGACCCGGAGTTCCGGAACTCCGCGGGCGGGACGTCCCGGGACTACCACGGCATCGCGATCACCTACGCCGGTGTCGCGGCGCACCCGATGCTGCACCGCAACCGCACCGAGAACCGGCGGATGCTGGTGATCCTGGACGAGATCCATCACGCCGGTGACGCGAAGAGCTGGGGCGACGGCGTCTACGAGGCGTTCGAGCCCGCCGTCCGGCGGCTGGCGCTCACCGGTACCCCGTTCCGGTCCGACGACAGCCCGATCCCGTTCGTGGAGTACGTCCCGGACGGTGAGGGCGCTCCGCGTTCGCGGGCCGACCACCTGTACGGCTACGGCGAGGCGCTCGCCGACAACGTCGTGCGGCCGGTCGTGTTCCTGGCCTACTCCGGCGTCTCGAACTGGCGGACCAGCGCCGGTGAGGAGATCTCGGCCCGGCTCGGCGAGCCGCTGACCCGCGAGCAGACCGCGATGGCCTGGCGGACCGCGCTCGACCCGGGCGGCGACTGGGTACCGGCGGTGCTGGCGGCGGCCGACCGGCGGCTGCAGAGCCACCGTGACGGCGGGATGCCCGACGCCGGCGGGCTGGTCATCGCCTCGGACCAGACCACGGCGCGCTCCTACGCCGCGATCCTGCGCCGGATCACCGGTGACCAGCCCGCGGTGGTGCTCTCCGACGAGGCGGGCGCCTCCGAGCGGATCGGCGAGTTCGCCCGCTCGACGGAGCGGTGGATGGTCGCGGTGCGGATGGTGTCCGAGGGCGTCGACGTGCCGCGGCTGGCGGTCGGGGTGTACGCGACGTCGGCGTCGACCCCGCTGTTCTTCGCCCAGGCCATCGGCCGGTTCGTCCGGTCGCGGCGGCCGGGGGAGACGGCGTCGGTGTTCGTCCCCAGCGTGCCGGTGCTGCTCGGCCTGGCCAGCGAGCTGGAGGCGCAGCGCGACCACGTCCTCGGCAAGCCGCAGCGCCCGGAGGAGGTCTGGAACGACGCGGAGCTCAACGCCGCGAACCGGACCGAGGACGAGCCGGGGGAGCAGGAGAAGGCGTTCACCTCGCTGGGCGCCGACGCCGAGCTGGACCAGCTGATCTACGAGGGCACCACGTACTCCGCCGACGAGGAGGACTACCTGGGGCTGCCCGGGCTGCTCGAGCCGGACCAGGTGCGGACGCTGCTGTCCAAGCGGCAGGCGGACTGGATCGCGAAGGGGTCCCCGCGCACCGGCGCCCAGGCCAGGGCGACGCCGGCGACCGAGCCGACCCCGCCCCCGCCGTCCGAGCGGGGGCCGGTCAGCGTCCGGGAGCGGTTGCAGACGCTGCGCAAGGAGCTGAACACCCTGGTGGCGCTGCACAACCACAAGACCCGCAAGCCGCACGGCGCAATCCACAACGACCTGCGCAAGTCGTGCGGGGGCCCGCCGGTGGCGATGGCGACGATCGAGCAGCTCGAGGAACGGATCGCGACCCTGCGTTCCTGGCGCTGAGCGGCTCCGTGCGGGCCGCGCGGGCGGTCAGCGGCGTGGTGGCTCCCCGGCGGGGCCGGCGACCGGCAGCGCGTCGGGTACGGGCTCGTCGCCGTCCTTGGACCGCAGGGCGACGGCGGCGACCACGAGCAGGATGCCGACGGCCTCCAGCGCCCCGGGCAGCTGCGCGAGCAGCACCAGGCCGACGATGGTCGCCGTCGCGGGGAGCAGGGCCAGCAGCACGGCGAACCGGGCCTGGCCGACCCGGCGCAGCACGACCTGGTCGAGCACGTAGGGCACGACCGAGGAGAGCACACCCAGCCCGACGGACAGGGCGATCACCCCCGGATCGGCGAGCGGTGCGAGGTTCGCGAGCGCGAACGCCGCCGGCGCGTCCGGCCCGCCGAGCAGCAGCAGCGGGAGCAGCACGACGGCGGCGACGGTGAACCCGGTGGCCAGGTCGTCGATCCCGCTGCCCGCGCTGGCGACCCGCTTGCCCAGCAGGACGTAGGCGGCCCACATCGCGGCCGCCCCCAGCGCCCACAGGACGCCCTCCGGGCTGCCGGCCCAGCGGACGTCGGCGATCAGCAGGACACCGAGCGCGGCCAGCCCGACGGCCCCGAAGTCCCGGAACCGGCGGGACGCCACGGCGGCGACGAGCACCGGGCCGACGAACTCGATGGCCACGGTGGTGCCCAGCGGCAGGCGGGCGATCGCCTCGTAGTACGCGACGTTCATCAGGGCCGTGGCCAGTCCGAACAGCGCTGCCCGGGCCAGCCGGACGCCGCGCCACGCGGCCCGACCGGGGCGGTGCCACGCGAGCAGCACCAGGACCGCGCCGATCAGCCGCAGCTCGGCGACCGCGGCCGGTGCCACACGGTCGAACAGGCCGACGGCGAGTGCTGCGCCGACGTACATGGAGATGCCGCCGGCGAGGAAGAGCAGCGGAGCGGGGAGACGGGCACCGATCGAGCGAGCAGCCACACCCACACGGTAGGGGACACCGTGACCGGCGCCCGGCGCGGCGACACTCCGTGTTTACCGTAGCGTGCTTGCATGACCGGAGCGTGGCCCGCATGATTCACACGCAGTCAACTTCATACGCAATCTGTCACCGCGGGTACATCGCGGCGTCATCGGCCCGGCCGGAGAGATCCGGACGTGACGATCGTCGCGACGCACCCCGGGAACACGTGCAGGGGCTTCGAGCGTCTGTTTAGGTGTGGGCGACCCGCCATGCGGGGTCGTCACGGTGATACGGCGGAGGGGCCGCCAGAGGCCCCCTCGCCGCGACGGAGGGAGACCGCTATGCAGCCCGAAACGCTGACCCGGCCCGAACTGACCCTCGCCGACCGCTGCGACCGTTGCGGTGCGGCGGCGAAGGTGCGCGCGATCCTGCCCTCCGGTGGGGAGCTCCTCTTCTGCAACCACCACGGGCGTGCCCACGCCGAGAAGCTGCGCGCGTCCGGCGTGGAGGTGCAGGGAGGCGAGTGAGGCCCGGCCCGAACTGACCAGGCGCCGAACGAGAGGGGCGGGGATCCGGACCGGATCCCCGCCCCTCTCGCGTCGTGCGGTGCGGGCTCAGGCGTCGACGGCCCGGACCAGCCCGTCGGTCGCGCGCGTTCCCGGCCGGGGGAGCCGGTAGGCGGGCCGCGGCGGCTCCGGTGCCAGCGGGGTGGCGCCGAGCACGAGATCGGCGGCGCGCTCCGCGACCATGATGACCGGTGCGTAGGTGTTGGAGTTCGGGACGTCGGGGAACACCGAGGCGTCCACGACCCGCAGCCCGGCCATCCCGTGCACCCGCATCGTGGCGGGATCGACGACGGCGCCCTGGTCGGTGCCCATGCGCGCGGTGCTCGTCGGGTGCAGGCCGTTCTGTGCCCGCCGCGACACCCACTCGAGGACCTGCTCGTCGGTGCGCACCCCGGGACCGGGGAAGGTCTCCCCGCCGTCGAGCCCGGCGAACGCGGGCTGGGTCAGGATCTCCCTGGCGAGCCCGATCGCCTCGGTCCAGCGCCTGCGGTCGCTCCCGGAGGCCAGGTAGTTCATCCGCAGCCGGGGCGGCACGGCGATGTCGCGGGACACGGCCTGCACGGTGCCCCGGGCCTCCGACCGCATCACGCTGACGTGCATCTCGAACCCGTGCCCGGCCGGTCGCACGTCCGGTGCGAACCGCATGGCGACCGGGGCGAACAGCATCATGACGTCCGGGATGCCCGCGGCCTGCGAGGTCGAGCCGAAGCCGCCGATCTCGAAGTGGTTGCTGGCGCCGATCCCGGTCCCCGAGACCAGCCAGCGCGCGGCGGCACCGGGCAGCCGGTGCACCCGCCGGTGGGTGGACAGCGAGACCGGGCGCAGGCAGGAGTGCTGCAGGTGGATCGCCAGGTGGTCCTGCAGGTTCGCACCCACACCCGGCAGCTCGGCCCGGACCTCGACGCCCAGCGACGCGAGGTGCGCGGGGTCACCGATCCCGGAGACCTGCAGCAGCTGCGGCGTGGCGATCGCGCCGGCGCACAGGATGGTCTCGCCGGCGTCGACGTCGTGGGTGAGGCCGTCCGCCGACCGGTACCGGACGCCGGTCACCCGGGTGCCGCGGGCGTCGTAGCGCAGCTCGCGGACCGCCACCCCGGTGCGCACGCGCAGGTTCGGCCGCGACGCCGAGACCGGGTGCAGGTAGGCGTCGGTCGCCGAGTAGCGGCGGCCGCGGAAGATGGTCCGCTCGGTCCGGGAGAAACCCTCCTGGCGCCGGCCGTTGGTGCTGTCGAGCACCGCGTGGCCGGCCTGGCCCGCGGCGATCAGGAACGCGTCGTTCAGCGTGCCGACGGCGGGTGCCCGCTCCAGCAGCTGCGGGCCGGCCCCGTCGGCGTCGAGCGCGATGCGGTGCTCGGACAGCCGCCGCTCGAGCCGCCGGAAGTAGGGCAGGGTGTGCGCCGAGCTCCACTCCGACAGACCGGGGCCCTCGGCCCACCGGTCGTAGTCGCCGGGGTTGCCGCGCTGGTAGACCATCCCGTTGATGCTGCTGCTGCCGCCCAGGACCTTCCCGCGCGGCACGGCGATGCGCCGGCCGTCGAGGCCCTGCTCGGGCTCGGTCGAGTAGCACCAGTCGTAGCGGGGGTTGCCCCAGGCGTGCGACAGGGCGGCCGGCATCCGGATCACCGGGTCCCAGCGGTGGTCGGGCTGCCCGGCCTCCAGGACCAGCACCGAGCGGGCCGGGTCCGCGCTGAGCCGGTTGGCCAGCACCGCACCGGCGGAGCCTCCGCCGACGATGACGACGTCGTACCGCGCCATCCCTTTCCTCCAGTTTCCGGCCGGACGCCGGTATTGACCCGTTCGAGGGAGCAACCCCCCTTGCGTCGACCCACGGTACGCGCTGACCACCGACGGGTGACGCGGGACCCGTAGGCTCGGTCCCGTGACGAGGAGGCCGGTCGATCATAACGCCGGGGTACGCGGGACCCGCGTGCCCCGCACGGTGGACGTGGACGCCGCCCTGGCTGCGCTCGGTGCCCAGATCGAGGCCTCGATCACCGATCTGGAGTCCGCCCGGGAGCGGGTCCGCGAGCTCCAGCAGATGCGCGAGGACGGTCTGACCTGGCAGGAGATCGTGCCGCGGGAGAAGCGTCCCCTGATCGTGGAGACGATCACCCGTGCGCTGGACGGTCTCGGCGCCGTCGGCGGCCGCTTCCGCCGGGAGGAGGCGGTGGCACTGCACGCCGAGGGCGAGACGATCTCCGGCATCGGCAGGCTGTTCGGCGTGAGCAGGCAACGCGTGTCCGCATACCTGCAGGAACACCAGCAGCTGGAGGCGGACGCCCGCTAGCCCGTCCGGCGGATGTGAGGGCTCGCACAGGTGGTGTGCGTCGCAGGCGGCCGCCGGGGCTCAGCCGGGGCGGCGGTGCCGGGGGCGGCGCTGGGCGGGCACCCGGGGTCCGGCGGGGCGCTCGTCGCGGGGGGCGGGGACCCGCGGCGCGGGCAGCGGCGGGATCCGGGCCGACCCGAACGGGCGTCGCGGCAGGGGCATCGTGGGATCGGCCGGGCACGGGTCCCCGCCCTGCGGCGCAGCGGCACCGTCGCCCCGTGGGGCAGCGGCACCGCCCCGCGGCGGGCCGGATCCCTCCGCCGCCCGGTCGGTCCGTTCCGCGGCGTCGGCCAGCCGGGCCATCTCCCGGACGTCGGCGATCCGGGCGGCCAGCGCCGTCACCACCGGGCGCAGCGCGTCGGCCAGCTCCGGCGGCAGCGGGCCGGCCGGGGCGCCCCGGCCGAACACCTGCAGCGTCCCGGCGACCCGCCCGGCGACCGGGACCGGGACGGTCAGCGACCGCCGCAGCCCGCAGGCCGTCGCCGTGGCGGCGAGTGCCGGGGGTGCGCAGCGGGCGAGATCGGGGGTGCGGACCACGCGGTCGTCGCGCTCGGCGTCCGGACCGGGGCCGGATCCCGCCCGGCGCTGCAGCGTGCCCAGATGGACGGCGGCGGTGTCGGAGCCGAACACCCGTCGTTCCTCGGGGTCGCGCGGATCGGCCGGTTCGCGCAGCGACAGCACCGCTCCACCGACGCGGGCGGCGGGCACGAGCGCGACGCAGATCCCGGACAGCATCGCGGCCACGTCGACGTTCGCCACCGACGTCGCACCGGCCTGCAGGGCCACCCGCACGAGCGCGGCGGTGGGATCGGGCGTCATCTCCTCGTCCCCTCCCTGCCGCGCCTGCGCAGCGTCGCCCGTTCGCCGCACGAGGATAACGATCAGGTCGCGAACCGGCACCCCGGCGGCGCACCGACGACCACGGACGGGTGACCGGCACCCGTCCGGCGCCGCCGCGTACGGTGGTCGGCGTACCGCGGGAGCCCGCGCACCGAGGCTGAGAGGGCGGCAGGACCGGCCGCCGACCGTTCGAACCTGATCCGGTTGAGACCGGCGTAGGGAGGCCTCCCGTGTCGGCACGTGCCCGGCCCGTCGTCCTGCTGCTCGCACTCGTGCTCGCGCTGTCCGGCTGCAGCGCCGGAGGATCCGGCGGGGACCAGCCGATCCGCGTCGCGCTGGACTGGACCCCCAACACCAACCACATCGGGCTGTTCGCCGCCCAGCAGGCCGGCTACTTCCGCGACGCCGGGATCGACGTCGAGTTCCTGCCGTA harbors:
- a CDS encoding class I SAM-dependent methyltransferase, with protein sequence MSTVTVPPAAASGAGAFLHEFLRDPLRTASFLPSSPALARAATAPVPHTGDPVVVELGAGTGALTGVIADRLGGRGHHMAVELNPRLAGLLQRAHPDVDVVVADAARLPDLLAERNIGAADVVVSGLPWAAYPARGPRLTDVIAGSLHPAGALTQFGYTCTRALPPARRLRNRLAEAFEEVVVGRSVLANLPPAFVLTARRPRQVP
- a CDS encoding choline dehydrogenase, giving the protein MARYDVVIVGGGSAGAVLANRLSADPARSVLVLEAGQPDHRWDPVIRMPAALSHAWGNPRYDWCYSTEPEQGLDGRRIAVPRGKVLGGSSSINGMVYQRGNPGDYDRWAEGPGLSEWSSAHTLPYFRRLERRLSEHRIALDADGAGPQLLERAPAVGTLNDAFLIAAGQAGHAVLDSTNGRRQEGFSRTERTIFRGRRYSATDAYLHPVSASRPNLRVRTGVAVRELRYDARGTRVTGVRYRSADGLTHDVDAGETILCAGAIATPQLLQVSGIGDPAHLASLGVEVRAELPGVGANLQDHLAIHLQHSCLRPVSLSTHRRVHRLPGAAARWLVSGTGIGASNHFEIGGFGSTSQAAGIPDVMMLFAPVAMRFAPDVRPAGHGFEMHVSVMRSEARGTVQAVSRDIAVPPRLRMNYLASGSDRRRWTEAIGLAREILTQPAFAGLDGGETFPGPGVRTDEQVLEWVSRRAQNGLHPTSTARMGTDQGAVVDPATMRVHGMAGLRVVDASVFPDVPNSNTYAPVIMVAERAADLVLGATPLAPEPPRPAYRLPRPGTRATDGLVRAVDA
- a CDS encoding DUF3039 domain-containing protein, with amino-acid sequence MSTTTLPEVDTRPEGTESTGDDTPDMFHYVQKSKIAESAVLGNMVVALCGETFPVTKSPKPGSPVCPQCKEIFEGLPKGGDDDA
- a CDS encoding DUF3099 domain-containing protein, whose translation is MSEQRREESVLITDAQMSYEEELAIRKRRYKVTMGLRIPCMLLAGLCYQIPWLAVTLLAISVPLPWIAVLIANDRLPRKAETPNRYRHAHREIESRPHQVIDPGDGDEQRTADDAHDGTGTAGPGDRPG
- a CDS encoding EamA family transporter; translation: MYVGAALAVGLFDRVAPAAVAELRLIGAVLVLLAWHRPGRAAWRGVRLARAALFGLATALMNVAYYEAIARLPLGTTVAIEFVGPVLVAAVASRRFRDFGAVGLAALGVLLIADVRWAGSPEGVLWALGAAAMWAAYVLLGKRVASAGSGIDDLATGFTVAAVVLLPLLLLGGPDAPAAFALANLAPLADPGVIALSVGLGVLSSVVPYVLDQVVLRRVGQARFAVLLALLPATATIVGLVLLAQLPGALEAVGILLVVAAVALRSKDGDEPVPDALPVAGPAGEPPRR
- a CDS encoding DUF7455 domain-containing protein, whose protein sequence is MQPETLTRPELTLADRCDRCGAAAKVRAILPSGGELLFCNHHGRAHAEKLRASGVEVQGGE
- a CDS encoding alpha/beta fold hydrolase, with protein sequence MTPTPPPQPAGSALEEHDVLVGGRTLRVVRRPASGPGARRTPLLLCNGIGAATDVLDPLVAALPADLDVIRFDPPGIGASPSPRVPYHLTWLAHRLGQVLTKLDVYEADVLGFSWGGMLAQQLAISRRRRVRRLVLAATGPGALMIPASPRVLAVMTSPRRHQDPAYVDAVASRIYGGTLRDHPERAAEALGAGHRRGPMRGYYYQLMALSGWTSLPLLPMITADTLVIAGDDDPIVPRGNATLLHRGIRRSRVHRYPGGHLELLLNPQPFADTVDAFLRS
- a CDS encoding DEAD/DEAH box helicase — encoded protein: MSQAQLVSPETRPLRAWQRSALARYLATAPRDFLAVATPGAGKTTFALRVAAELLRDRVIDAVTVVTPTEHLKYQWAEAGVAAGISIDPEFRNSAGGTSRDYHGIAITYAGVAAHPMLHRNRTENRRMLVILDEIHHAGDAKSWGDGVYEAFEPAVRRLALTGTPFRSDDSPIPFVEYVPDGEGAPRSRADHLYGYGEALADNVVRPVVFLAYSGVSNWRTSAGEEISARLGEPLTREQTAMAWRTALDPGGDWVPAVLAAADRRLQSHRDGGMPDAGGLVIASDQTTARSYAAILRRITGDQPAVVLSDEAGASERIGEFARSTERWMVAVRMVSEGVDVPRLAVGVYATSASTPLFFAQAIGRFVRSRRPGETASVFVPSVPVLLGLASELEAQRDHVLGKPQRPEEVWNDAELNAANRTEDEPGEQEKAFTSLGADAELDQLIYEGTTYSADEEDYLGLPGLLEPDQVRTLLSKRQADWIAKGSPRTGAQARATPATEPTPPPPSERGPVSVRERLQTLRKELNTLVALHNHKTRKPHGAIHNDLRKSCGGPPVAMATIEQLEERIATLRSWR
- a CDS encoding helix-turn-helix domain-containing protein, whose product is MTRRPVDHNAGVRGTRVPRTVDVDAALAALGAQIEASITDLESARERVRELQQMREDGLTWQEIVPREKRPLIVETITRALDGLGAVGGRFRREEAVALHAEGETISGIGRLFGVSRQRVSAYLQEHQQLEADAR
- a CDS encoding alpha/beta hydrolase — translated: MSEPTDGTSGGTAGSGSPALPAAGLRLAVALSARPLLVVRRGGAWLSGLGRVGFGRDAPGRALAVTAGALSGLLDDAASGPDHPLPAADAAVLRHTLAGLAGLLCGPAGAPTPPTDGPGHRRVPAGEASARVFTAPGADGPGVPFDTGARDAGAGPVRGRDVAAAPGAVVLRTPSFELLQYLPVTERVHAAPVLIVPPLRHRYWLADLAPGYSLVEHLLARGLQVFAVSRHPDGPADPAGQVTVAAEAVRACTRIAREPRVSLLGVHTGGRVAAALRDDLVAAGDGDRVVAVAHLPAVPDGPAADDGPDALPRPVDGAPRHRAERALRAWAADRLPGPSRPAAPEPDRAPGAGSGHDEYRVVPAGTADPLPDRCGRLVVAPGVRAGALVAAPELASAFRAGIPGPPEDRLAGAERIEGSWWDDLAGWLTVRSGELRDAPPELGGRRLPPLFPAPGTYLNTVAPGAGAEPSAPV